The nucleotide sequence CACCTTATTTGGGGGACGCCGATAAGCAGTCTGCCGAGCCCGAGTTAAGTTCTATTGCATAACAATGGCCCGGCTGGTGCGTTCGACTCGTTCGGAACCATCGGTAAAACGTAACTAAATATAAAGAAAAAATAAAATATATGAGGTGTTCCATGCGAGCATAAAGCGTCGGGGCCAGTGATGCCTAGAGGTGCGATCGAAATGAGCCAGCAGGACGACCCCTCGCCGAACCAAGCTGAGAACTGGTATGAAAACCGGTCCCTCGCCGCTCCTGGCTCGATTCAACCCCACGGCTTCCTACTGGCCGCAGACGAGCAGTTCCAGATCGTTCGAGTCAGCAGCAATACGCAAACCTTTGTGGGCGTCGCTCCCCAAAACCTATTGGGAACTTCACTTCAGGACTGGCTGAGTCCAGCCGATTTGGAGCAGGTACGCCTAGAGCTCGCTGCCGATCGCATCGGACTGGGACAGTTGCAACTCGATATTGCCACCCCCAGCGGACCGAAATCTTTCTTTGTCTCAGTCCATCGCACCGATCGCTTAGCCATTCTGGAGCTAGAGCCCCTCAGCGAGCCTCAAAATCTGGAATTCACTCGTCTCTTCGCTCGGGTGCGCAACACCCTTGCCCAACTGCAGCAGGCAGAGGGGTTGGAGGCTCTCCTCCAACTGGCGGCAGACTCAATTCGCGCGCTGGCGGGGTTCGATCGCGTTTTGGTCTATCAATTTGACGAACGAGAAGCCGGAGCGGTGGTGGCTGAATCGAAACGGGATTCACTGCCCAGCTATTTGGGGTTGCACTATCCCGCTAGCGATATTCCTCCTGCTGCGAGAAAACTGTATCGCCGAGGACTGTTTCGCTTCATTCCCGATCTGGCTGCCGAACCCGTCGCCCTCTGGCCAGAACAGACCCCGGACAGTCCTCCGCTCGATCTGAGTGGAGCGCTGCTGAGAAGTGTCCACCCCTGTTGTGTAGAGTACCACCGCAATATGCAGGTGAGTGCTCTGCTAGCGTTTTCGCTATTGCGCAAAGGGCAATTGTGGGGGCTCGTCTCTTGCCACCACGCAGAGCCGAAATATTTGTCCTATAGCGTTCGCAGCGCGGTCGAGTTATTGGCACAAGCCCTGTCACAGGAGTTGGCCCATCAAGTGAGTCGGGCCGATTTCGATTACACACTCGAACTCAAATCCCGTCAGGCTCAGTTTCTCGAATTCCTCTCGCAGGGCGATCGCCTTGCGGACGCATTAATGAAACCCGATCCTCGCGCGATCGAGCTGGTTGGGGCTGAGGGTGTTGCCGTCTGCTGGCAGGATGAGATTTCACTGGCGGGCAATACCCCCAATTTGGATCGAGTGCGGGAACTTTTGGATTGGGCGGAAGGACAGGCAACCGGTCCCCTGTTCTACACCCATCAACTTCCCCACCTGTACGAGCCTGCGGTGGAGTTTGCCGAAACCGCTAGCGGCCTCATGCTGCTGCAACTTGCTCGGGT is from Synechococcus sp. PCC 7336 and encodes:
- a CDS encoding ATP-binding protein — encoded protein: MSQQDDPSPNQAENWYENRSLAAPGSIQPHGFLLAADEQFQIVRVSSNTQTFVGVAPQNLLGTSLQDWLSPADLEQVRLELAADRIGLGQLQLDIATPSGPKSFFVSVHRTDRLAILELEPLSEPQNLEFTRLFARVRNTLAQLQQAEGLEALLQLAADSIRALAGFDRVLVYQFDEREAGAVVAESKRDSLPSYLGLHYPASDIPPAARKLYRRGLFRFIPDLAAEPVALWPEQTPDSPPLDLSGALLRSVHPCCVEYHRNMQVSALLAFSLLRKGQLWGLVSCHHAEPKYLSYSVRSAVELLAQALSQELAHQVSRADFDYTLELKSRQAQFLEFLSQGDRLADALMKPDPRAIELVGAEGVAVCWQDEISLAGNTPNLDRVRELLDWAEGQATGPLFYTHQLPHLYEPAVEFAETASGLMLLQLARVRRLSILWFRPAILQAIDWAGEPPPEASERESDLSTLDPRHSFERWQETVGHTALPWQECEIESALDFRAALVGIIFGTADELTRIIAELRRSNEALDSFAYAASHDLKEPLRGIHNYAVFLLEDYGEILDGEGRDRLKTVVRLTRRMESLLDVLLRFSQLGRAELQRRPVDLNLLLDRAIEVARMNPQGSEASFRIPRPLPIVECDPVLTNEVFSNLIGNALKYNDSPEVWVEIGYLAGDEQWKLGWMEEFLIESAPAVIYVRDNGIGIRERHRETIFRLFKRLHAQKQYGGGTGAGLTIVKKIVERHGGRIWLESNYGKGSTFYFTLSAVEKGA